Proteins found in one Deltaproteobacteria bacterium IMCC39524 genomic segment:
- a CDS encoding site-specific DNA-methyltransferase, whose translation MKDLSKEERSQLIELLKAGEAIPAHWRGRIFPRESRTVQVGKEYQLNYAGKMKREQVLAETPAAPWQLVRHFAEDHPHGDGWRNLLVWGDNLLALRELLEDQKGPNLFGTRNKIKLIYIDPPFATKQDFMKDKEKAYRDKVFGSQFIEFLRRRLIILRELLADDGSIYVHLDWKKVHYLKAVLDEVFGEENFRNDISWARASSHNDAHTRFGRVKDTILYYSKSEDTILNKIYTPYSSEYISAEWNRLPNGRWWKSENMLDPRKSMKEFDFHGTVARWRTGPDGMADLWNAPQTEVPNSHGRIKLGRNGKPIRRCRIMFLDEMPGVPLSDVWTDIPYIAGGSAQSHGYPTQKPELLIERIIEASSKEGDIVLDAFCGGGTTAAVAEKLGRRWIAMDCGKLAIYTTQKRLYSLSTFIGTPKTDNRLASERVTDWEEHLQKHPGLLLITEKARKGECEVSLDLLAGLAGLVSKFSLLKKGVPFSIACPKEKLLIPSDHLQTVQDNGPGYKTVSVDGQEFRISLIAPKEKPEKVLPLQPKEFALYRAGLYDMESLRQLPWQEYCPFVLRLFGVREEYHLRYGLQLDGYLGTNSVLVWNYPDYSNLTLDYGYVEDLHQTLRGKKGDRFYIIAPVVAMDFAEDEVVCGGATYAFLKVPLSVLLRLLEQGEPGALKQPVREADVNEVIDAVGFDFISQPIVRYKARRKNREGELFKELVVEVQEFRSQTLTTDPEDFDNFETFSMAMVDLDYDGDIFRLDSFFWGEDMLKTAGGLDKAETLEIRIPEDDFKGNKMMIILCDRYGNEKTLVFEKGDFK comes from the coding sequence ATGAAAGACTTAAGTAAAGAGGAACGCAGCCAGCTGATTGAATTATTGAAAGCTGGTGAGGCAATCCCAGCCCATTGGCGAGGCAGGATTTTTCCTAGAGAATCACGAACGGTTCAGGTTGGTAAGGAATATCAGCTTAACTATGCGGGGAAGATGAAGCGTGAGCAGGTTTTAGCTGAGACACCTGCAGCACCATGGCAGCTTGTCCGTCATTTTGCAGAGGATCATCCTCATGGTGATGGCTGGCGTAACCTTTTGGTGTGGGGAGATAACCTTCTTGCCTTGCGCGAGCTTCTCGAAGATCAAAAGGGTCCTAATTTATTCGGGACACGTAACAAGATAAAACTAATCTATATCGATCCTCCTTTTGCCACCAAACAAGACTTTATGAAGGATAAGGAAAAGGCTTACAGGGATAAGGTCTTTGGCTCTCAATTTATAGAATTCCTTCGACGGCGACTTATCATCCTTCGTGAATTGCTTGCTGATGATGGCAGTATATATGTTCATCTTGATTGGAAAAAGGTCCACTACCTTAAGGCTGTTCTTGATGAAGTCTTTGGCGAAGAAAATTTCAGAAATGACATCTCTTGGGCAAGAGCTTCGTCTCACAACGACGCTCATACACGTTTTGGAAGGGTGAAGGATACCATTCTATATTACAGTAAGAGTGAAGACACCATTCTAAATAAAATCTACACTCCATATTCGTCCGAATATATCTCTGCTGAGTGGAACCGTCTTCCTAATGGTAGATGGTGGAAGTCAGAGAATATGTTGGATCCTCGAAAATCCATGAAAGAGTTTGATTTCCATGGGACAGTTGCTCGATGGCGAACTGGGCCAGATGGAATGGCTGACCTTTGGAATGCACCTCAAACAGAGGTCCCTAATAGCCACGGCCGTATAAAGTTAGGTAGGAATGGTAAGCCTATCCGCCGATGTCGAATAATGTTTCTTGATGAAATGCCAGGCGTTCCCCTCTCAGATGTATGGACTGATATACCTTATATAGCTGGTGGATCGGCACAATCTCACGGATATCCAACACAAAAGCCAGAATTGTTGATTGAGCGAATAATAGAAGCCTCTTCGAAAGAAGGAGATATCGTATTAGACGCGTTTTGTGGTGGTGGTACAACTGCGGCAGTGGCTGAAAAACTTGGGAGACGTTGGATTGCTATGGATTGCGGCAAGCTTGCAATTTATACAACTCAAAAAAGGCTTTATTCTCTTTCTACATTCATTGGTACACCTAAAACAGATAATCGTCTTGCAAGTGAACGAGTTACAGATTGGGAAGAACATTTACAAAAGCACCCAGGCTTGTTGCTTATTACTGAAAAAGCAAGAAAGGGGGAATGCGAGGTTTCACTCGACCTGCTGGCCGGCCTTGCAGGGCTTGTGTCTAAGTTCAGCTTACTGAAAAAAGGTGTTCCTTTTTCTATAGCGTGCCCAAAAGAAAAGCTTCTTATCCCTTCTGACCATTTACAGACGGTTCAAGATAATGGCCCCGGTTATAAGACTGTTAGCGTCGATGGACAGGAGTTCCGAATATCTCTAATTGCACCTAAAGAGAAACCTGAAAAAGTACTACCCCTACAACCTAAGGAATTTGCCCTATATCGTGCCGGTCTTTATGACATGGAATCTTTGCGCCAACTTCCATGGCAAGAATATTGTCCTTTTGTTCTTAGGTTGTTTGGTGTCAGAGAAGAATATCACCTTCGTTATGGTCTACAGCTCGATGGTTATCTTGGGACAAATTCTGTATTGGTTTGGAATTACCCTGACTATTCAAATCTCACGCTTGATTATGGTTATGTGGAAGACTTACACCAGACTTTGCGTGGCAAGAAGGGTGATCGTTTCTATATAATTGCACCCGTTGTTGCCATGGATTTTGCGGAAGATGAAGTTGTTTGTGGAGGCGCTACCTATGCTTTTCTTAAGGTGCCTCTATCAGTCTTACTTCGTTTGCTGGAGCAAGGGGAACCTGGAGCGCTTAAACAGCCAGTGCGCGAAGCTGATGTGAATGAAGTAATTGATGCGGTGGGTTTTGATTTTATCTCTCAACCTATAGTTAGGTACAAGGCGAGGCGCAAGAATCGTGAAGGTGAGCTTTTTAAAGAACTAGTCGTCGAGGTACAAGAATTCAGATCACAGACACTCACTACAGATCCCGAAGACTTTGATAATTTTGAAACGTTTTCTATGGCGATGGTTGACCTCGATTACGATGGAGATATCTTCCGTCTTGACAGTTTCTTCTGGGGAGAAGACATGCTTAAAACAGCAGGTGGCTTAGATAAAGCTGAAACGCTTGAAATCCGTATCCCAGAGGATGACTTCAAAGGTAATAAAATGATGATTATCCTCTGCGATCGCTACGGTAATGAGAAAACGCTCGTGTTTGAGAAGGGGGACTTTAAATGA